AGGGACGAGCTCCGTGAGGCGGTCGCGGTCTCGAGCAAGGGAGCTTCACCGGTGACGGTGATCGATTCCTCGATGTCGCCGATCACGAGCTCGACGTCGAGCACGACGAATCGCTGGACCCCGATCTCGATGTCGGTGTGCTGGAACGGTCGAAATCCGGCGAGCTCTACGTGCAGGGTGTAGATTCCCGGCTGTACCGACTGGAACGAGTACTGGCCCACGTCATTGGTGAGCGTCGTGCGGGTCGCATTGGTGCCCTCGTCGACGAGCGTGACGGCAACCCCGGGGATGATTCCCGTGCTGTCCCGGACAGCGCCGCGCACACCGCCCTGATACGTCTGGGCGAGGCTCTCGATGGTGGTGACAACTAACGCCAAGAAAAGGGCTTGTGCGATTTTCATCGTTCGTGTTCTCCCGGCCGGGGCCGACCACGATCCTTGCGGTTGGAACCGCGTCCGCCTTAGAATCGCCCTCGTACGTCGAGAGTGAAGGCGCCATCGAGTCGTGGCCGGCCCCTAGTGGAATAGGCGCAAGACGGGCTCGAGCCGACTCATGGCGTGAGGGGCGCCCGTGGAAGCTTCGAAGGGTCGAGGGGTTACCGAGCTTCTCCATGCCTGGAAAGGCGGGAGCGACGAGGCGCTCGACGACCTCGTTCCCATCGTTTACGGCGAGATTCATCGGCTGGCTCGCAATCATCTGCGGCACGAGCGCCACGCTCACACGCTTCAGCCCACCGCGCTGACGAACGAAGCATTTGTGCGTTTGTTTGGCTATCGCGAGGTCGGCTGGCAGGACAGGGCGCATTTCTTCGCCGTTGCCGCACAGGTCATGCGGCGGATTCTGGTCGATCATGCGCGCAAACGCCGGGCCGCCAAACGGGGCGCGGCGGC
This portion of the Vicinamibacteria bacterium genome encodes:
- a CDS encoding carboxypeptidase-like regulatory domain-containing protein, coding for MKIAQALFLALVVTTIESLAQTYQGGVRGAVRDSTGIIPGVAVTLVDEGTNATRTTLTNDVGQYSFQSVQPGIYTLHVELAGFRPFQHTDIEIGVQRFVVLDVELVIGDIEESITVTGEAPLLETATASRSSSLESEEMKILPTPARNPFFLAITTPNVVPTGNPVFQRMQDQSANASLSIAGGPNRANNYTLDGVAITDLTNRAVIIPSLESVEEVKIQANTYDAEMGRTGG
- a CDS encoding ECF-type sigma factor gives rise to the protein MEASKGRGVTELLHAWKGGSDEALDDLVPIVYGEIHRLARNHLRHERHAHTLQPTALTNEAFVRLFGYREVGWQDRAHFFAVAAQVMRRILVDHARKRRAAKRGAAAARVTLDEAHGGVAPVDVDVLALHEALERLEALDPRQCRIVELRYFGGLSVEETASVLDTSRATVTRDWNVARLWLRRELEGDTRP